One Salvia splendens isolate huo1 chromosome 1, SspV2, whole genome shotgun sequence genomic window, ATCCAATCTCACATTTTCCCCTCCAATTAACAATTTCGATCAAAACCCATCAAAGAAGAATCACCTTCGTGGGATTTCATCCATTTTCTTTGACAATCCCCCTAAACTCTGTGTCTTTTTCACTTTTACATAAAATCTCAAATTTCCCAAAATCTTGCAAATagatttaattcatttccatttGGGATATTTGAAGTATGGAGGTGTCCGTGATTGGGAGCTCACAGCTTAATCTTGGAAGGATTGATAATGTTGCGTTGTGCAATCTTAgaaaaaattggaattctaACATCTTGAATTTCAAGAATTGTTCAAAGGGATGCAATCTTGTTCAGAGCCGAAGATTTTTATGGCCTTCAAGACTGCAATTTTTAGTCTTAGGGCATCTTCTTCTGCTCAAAATCAACCTCTTGCTTATCAGAAAGCTTCAAATACTGCAACAAACAAAACCGTGAGTCCTTGTTTttcaatttgttatttttataaactTTTGTTGTTTATTGTGTCATGGTTTGAGTTTTTCTTAATAGTAATCCATGAATTGTTTGTTATGTTAGAGGAGTGTATTTTCAGTATTTGCAGTTTGTCATAAAAATTTGACCTGTATTCTAGTTTAATTGAATCTGGAACTAGTCTAAacatatgtttatgtttaattaggCTGAAATAAGCTAAAAAGATGCATCTTTCTTGTATTTTCTTGATAATATTTGGTAGTGAAATGGTGACCTTGAATTTTAGAAGCCAGGAAGAAAGTGAAGCAGCTTACGTCTGATAATCTTGATTTATCAATATGCATTTGGTTTTGTTACCATTTCTGCGTTTGATAGTTTTTTAGTGCTAATGTTTAGTAATTTAATCTTGGATTTTAGTGTTGCTATGTTATCTGTAAATTTGCAAATGGAAGAAGAGACAAATGGACTAAGTTTACATGTTAATGTGCTTGCAGATCGACGGTACAAAGCTGTATGTCGGCATGCCACTTGACACCGTCTCCAGCTGCAACTCGATCAACCATGCTCGGGCCATTGCTGCAGGGCTCAAGGCTCTGAAGTTGTTAGGGGTAGACGGTGTGGAGCTCCCGGTGTGGTGGGGTGTAGCTGAGAAAGCAAGGGGGAAGTACGAATGGTCGAGCTACCTAGCCATAGTCGAAATGGTGAAAAGTTTAGATCTCGAGCTTCATGTATCTCTTTGTTTCCATGCCTCCAAAGATCCCAAGCTGCCCCTCCCAGAATGGGTTTCCTTGATTGGTGAATCGGACCCGAGCATTTACTTTACAGATAAATCAGGGCAGCAGTATAAAGATTGTCTCTCATTAGGTGTGGATGATGTTCCTGTTTTAGATGGAATGACTCCACTTGAAGTGTACACGGAGTTCCTCGAGAGCTTCAAATCCTCGTTTTCGCCTTTCATCGGCTCCACGATCACGGTAGAGGCTCGTTCACTTCAATACTCATATGTCAAGAAGTTGTCTTGGTTGCTGATGTCTGAGTTTCTTTGTACACAGGGCTTGACAATTGGTCTCGGACCTGATGGGGAACTGCGGTATCCATCCCAACGGGCAACTGAGTGCAAGTCTCGTTGGAGCCGGAGAGTTCCAATGCTACGACGTGAATATGCTCAACCAGCTGAAGCAGCATGCTGAAGCACATGGGAACCCTCTGTGGGGGCTCGGTGACCCCCACGACGCCCCTGGCTATGACGAGTCTCCGATGGCGAGAGGGTTCTTTGCGGAGGACGGCGGGGCTTGGGAGAATCAGTATGgagatttctttctctcttgGTATTCAAGCCACAACTGTTATCACACGGGGATCGAGTTCTCTCCATGGCTGCCTCAACCTTCAGTGACGACCCTGTCTCGCTGTCGGGGAAGATCCCTCTGGTGCACTCGTGGAGCAAAGCGCGGTCTCACCCTTCGGAGTTAACAGCTGGTTTCTACAACACGTCGGTGAGAGACGGATACGGACCCATTGTTGAGATGTTCTCGAGAAACTCGTGCCAGGTGATACTACCAGGCTTCGACCTATCAGACGACCGCCAGCCGACTGAGTCCTGGTCGAGCCAGGAAACCCTAGTTGTAAGAAGCACAAGACCGTCGTGTCCGGGCAGAACGCGTTGGTCAATGACACCCCGAGGAGCTTCGAGCAGATAAGCAAGAACTTGACGGGGGAAAATGCGGTGGCAAACTTGTTCACATATCAAAGAATGGGAGCGGAGTTCTTCTCCCCGGAGCACTTCCCGCGCTTCACGCAGTTCGTCCGCGGCCTCAACGAGCCGGCTCCGAATCGCTCTCTGGTATGAGTATGCAGATGCAGACGGCTTGAATACCGAAGTTGCTGTGTATGTAAATATGATACTACTATGATTTTGCTCTCTGTTAATCAGTGGAGggcagtatatatatatattacaagtAGAAACAATATGTTGTAAAACCCTTGATAAATCAATTTTGAAGTATTTTAGATATTTATCACGGTGTCATATCTCACATATTCTTCACCGTCACTTTACTTTCCTGttatattttataaacataTTTCTTCACTTAAAAGTTTAGCATGCTGATATCCATCTCTTCACACCATTTTTGCAAATTTCATAACAAAAAGGATTGATTGAACATAGAGACAATAATCTTTACATTACATAGTATTAATTTGATTGAACAAAGGTGGTTAAGAATCGTACATCTCTTTACACGGACACCATTCTTAGCCACTGCAAACCACTTTTACTCGCACGCGATTTTTGTATCGAAGCTGCTGAGGCAGACGGCGAACGCCTGGAAGGCTGAGAGTGGGTAGCGATAGTCCATTGTAAAGACGTCTTTCCCCACCTTCCCGAACTGAAGGATGACCTTCTCATGTTCTGGTCCGGCCTCACCGTTCTCAGGGGAAGCAACCAGCTGGAAATTCTTGACCGATGCAACAGTGACACGGCCATGAAAGTTCAAACACCAGCACTGGAGCTGCTCGTGCCAACGCGGGGCCTTGTTTCTTAAGACGAGGGGGCTGTCGGCATGGTTGCTTGTCAGGCCGGAAGAGGATTTGTTAAAAGAGTTCGATTTAAGGCCGAAAAGTGGGAGAGCGGGAGAGGAGTCGATGCTGGTTAGAGGGAAGTATGTCTGCGTTGGAGCAACGCCTCCAGGTTTAATGGCGGAAACTGGGATTGCATCGATAACACAATGCATTCTTCTTGGACCTCTGCACATAAAATTAAGTATATTGATGAATTCAACTTATTACGGAAAACATAAAAGCTTCTGTGCAACAGTCTGACAACTCAAGATCCGGATAAAAGCCTATATCGAATGGTGATAAACATAAATTTCAGCAATTGCGAGAACATAAATTTACCTGGCTCCCAACACATTCAACTCGTATGAGATATGAGCAACAGTATAGTTTCCCGTAGGAAGCTTAGGCGAAATCTGTTTTGAACCGACCATGCGGGTGGACCAGCTTTTTGCCATCTTGGCTCCGGAATGGGGAGGAAGAGCATCAAACACGACAAACTTGGTTCCAAGAAAATTTGATCTGACGAGATAACGAGATTTAGCTCTCTTTTTCTTAACATAAAATTCGCAATTATTAGTGGCAAAAATAGACACTCACCTTAGCTTTCCCACATAAGTTTCACTTCCCTTTGAAGTATTATCATCTGCGTGTAGAGAGATCATGTAATCCGTGCATGTTGGCCGCCTACACTTACgagcagaaagaagaaactTGCCATCATCAGCAAGTGCTGCCACAGACAACAATGGAGGATGTTAAAGAAAAAATCAATGGAATGTATGcttaatataaatcaagaagaAAGCTTTTGCAAAAATTATTTGGCAGGAAACCAGCTAAGAGAACACAATTCACCTTGACTTAAGCTCACAAAAAGATAATACGTTTGATTTGACCGATTCCTTTTTATAAAGCACTGCATAAGAGATTCTCTTGGGCCAGGCTGCAGAAAAACGGAGATTTTAATCAAAACATGTAACTATAAGAAAAGTTTGAAACACAACAGTTATCCGTTTAAATATCCATTTAACAAATGAGGATTCTTGATTGCAAAGACAAGAATCAAGAATGGCAACAAAATTTTGGAATATCTCCTTTCACATGCACAGCCATCACAAAACATGGAGTGAAAATGCCAAAATATCTGATGATATTCGAAAAAGAAGTTCCAGGAGAGAAGGTAGTTCGAAATAGAACTACTGAACCAATGTAAACACGATTGCCTACAAATTGATAATGACCATGTCATTCTCCCAGAATAAACCATGCACATGCTACCGGCCAGTCGATTTTCCACGAGCCATATCAGTATTCAGGAACTATATATATACCATATCATACTTTTCATATAAACTTTCTGGATCTGGAAAGCTTCATAAATGTGAGAGGAAGTCCAAGAAGCAAGAAGAGACAGATTTTTCACAAATACACTGAATATTCTTTAAATAGCTAACAAAACTACGCATATAGCTCACATTTTTTTTGGATACACTTAATTTTGCTGGAATAAACCTTTAATCAAATCATGGGCATGAACAATTCTTCTCACACTCTCAATAATCAAACATTTTCATGAGAAGGCAAAAGTGATTTCTCTCCAGATAAGTTCATCATTTAGTAATTTCTTCTTCTCTCAATACTAGAAGAAAGAAATAATCTTTCTGCATTCAACTGAATATGAATCTCTAAACCACCATAACTATTTAGCACCATCCCTTACAATCAAGCTGGGAAACAATGCCAATCATTTATCTAGCTATATCCCCATTTCCACACTTATCATCTCCACTGAATTCACCAGGAAACCTCAAGATTCTAAGTCGATGAACGAAAACTAAAACCCTTCTTCCAGATACAGGCTTTCGAAATCTCCAAGGCTAAATCACCAATCATTCAAAACACAATCAAATCCCCCAAAATTACAATCCCCAAAACACATTTCAAATATCCGCAGACAACAATTTTCTTATAAACAAGTCTGAATTCTCTACTGCAAAATTGCATTTTCTAAATCCCACCACAACGTTTACCCCCAATTCATGACGAATTTCTTACCATATACGGAAAATTGTGTTAATGCAGCAGATACCCAACGAGAAATTTCAGAATAAGgggttaaattcgctgacctttcgtaattagAGATTCAATTCGCTGAActttcgtaatttgggattgagGCATGCGTATTCTTCAGAATATgggatttatgatattttatcttatttatgttcttttttaatattatttccctCTAAGCATTTATCAATTACCTAAATTACCCCGTTCAAAATTTTAACTAAAGAGGCAGCCGACAGCCTTTGCAATCACTCAATTCCTATCTCAACAAGGAGATAGCTATGACTAATTTGTAAGTGCTAGTAAGAAAAGTAGTAGGTAAAAATTGTGAACTAGAAGCAAAATAAGATAGCTGGAGAAAGAGATAGTAAGACCTAATTGTGCACTCAATCAACTTTAAAGTCTTTCCGAGGAATCCAAAGCAGTAAATCAGttaaatatactagtacaatcCTAATCCAGTAAACAATGATCTCTGCATCGCATGCAATGGCTTTGTTAATTATCCTAAAATACAAATCAAGATACCTTTAGGAATACAGACCGATTAAACTATAGAAAATTTAAACACAAAACTACTTCGTTATATGGCATCCCAAGTTAAAGCATCATATAGGATTTATGTTCTTGCACTGGCACAGGCACTACATACACAAAATCGAGCAACTCCACTGTAAAATCAAAGAGAAGAATATACGGAACATTCATTTGGAGGCGCCGTGTAGGGGAGAGGAGAAGGCTGGAGGCAGGTTTGGAATAAAAAAGGCGGGTGATTTGGGAGAGATCACAGAAACGGCGCTGAATTTTTGATGAAGTAGTAGAATTTAGGTAAAAAATTGAAGGACGTAATTTAGGCGATCGATAAATGGTTAGagggaaataatattaaaaagaacataaataagataaaatattataaacccCTTATTATGAAGAATAAGCATGCTTCGATCTCAAATTATTCagcgaattgaatccctaattacGAAAGTTCAGCGAATTTAAccccttattccgaaatttctcccAACGGACACAACAAACATCAATTTTCGGAGAAGGAATTGATAAAAAGAAGTATTACCTGCTTCACAGATATAGGAAACGTGATCTTTCCAGAAGCTTCCGGAGTTTTGACCAGCTCCTTCATCACTTCCCTCCAGCTCTTGCACACACCCGCACACGCAACTACGTGTTTCCTCGCCGGCCACTTTGACTCCGATTCCTCCAATTTCATCAACACTTCCCTCAACAACTCCGGCGGCAAACTCGCCCAGCAAAAATAACTGCAATTTTCGTCCGATTCGCTTTTATTTTTGCCCATTAAAACCTTAGATTTCTCCACCGCCATTGAGCTGTCCTGCACCACTCTCCGCGACCGTGATTTCAATCCCAGCTTCATCATTGCGCCGCGCAAACACCGCTAGATTTTATTCCAAATCGCAATTCGACCGCCGACGAAATCCCCAAAATGTCAcgcacaaacaaacaaacacagcTTCACACTCATAAATGTAGAACTCAAACTTCACAACGAAGCTACACGTATAACTATATTGGAAATTATTATATTCACCAAAAACACGAGAGAAACAGAACAAATTGAAGAGGAAAACGGCTCAAATAAAAGATTTTTGAGAGCTGAGAAATCGAAGCATCACGGGACATAAAACAAGATTTTTTTCGagattttttgtttttcttttccgAGAGCAACGACGGAGAATTCGATATATATCTGAAAGCTTTAATAATAGAAATATAGATATAGAATTACTATATTTTCTATTTCTGATAATTCAAATTATTACTTTATAAGAATAATACTATGCTTTCAAAGCAAAAAAAATATGGATAACGTCTAAATTAATAACCTACGATAGGttagaaataataaattcaagGCAGATGCAATAGTCATTTTCAATGAATAAAAGGAAGAATAACAAATATTTATTGCTTTACAAATTATTGCAATAAATTATTCACAATAATAAAGCTTTTGATGGTATGAAAAATAGTAATGGGGTGTATTTGTCGACCTTTGAGGTGTACTACTAATagaaattcaattaatttaataatgccTAGACTTATTTAATAATGactttaatattattttatttgattagtATGCCCATCACGTAATGGTGATTCTATTAATTTTGAGTATTTTTTAGTCAAGTAATAGTTGTACTATTATATAATGTTGCGATTAGACGGTTTAATACAATTGttctttataataaaaaaagttatgtCTCATTAATCGTCCACTAATTTAACTTAGTTCCAAAAATCATAAAGATTATCAAgcttccatttttttaaaacaaaactcATGGAatcgaataaaattaaaaaatcgtcACTGATATTAAAACATGATGTGACTACCCTTATGAACTGGTGTAGTAGAATCGGCAGCCTCGGACTTCATCGAGATTcaccattaaatataaatatatacatataaaaatgGCTAAATGCTATCTTATTTAAATTCTTCTATAACTAATTGTTACTCTATTGCATCTAAATGAAATTAGTTTCAATTGAAATTACATACAATATTCTTCACCTTTTTTTTGTCATGTCATAATATTGTGTACTAAGGAAACAAACCTTTATGTTAAAATTATATTCTTTCGTTAGCTTTATAATGGAGTATTGAATAATGCTTTATGGGGTGTCGATTTTTTATTGTTGGCTGTCAATTTTATAATGATAAGAGAAAGCAACTGCATTGTAAAATCATGACTTCTAATTTAAGACCACCACATGCAACTTTATccttaaaattattaaattattatcatcattattattattattattattattattattattattattattattattattgtgtaGACATATCTTCTATTCATGATATATCCAGCACCGTGGCTAATAATTGTTATAAACAATCTAACATTTAATATGATTTTATATTCCACATAATTTtagaataattttataatataaattttaatttatacaatattctgaaaattttatttgaattagtCCAACGTTCACCCCTAATAATACGATATCAAGACCAACGAAATGACGTACTTATTGCTGAAACTTTGATTAATTGCAAAAATGTAAAATGTGATTTGTAATAGCAATATTTTAAATGGCGTGTGACATTTCCAATTCaaaaaaagtgaatatttttttgGGTTATAATCTTAAATAGCatgttttctatttatttaagtTTTCTTATGCATCTAATTAAATCCGAATTTCAACCAGCGAAATTAAACCCACATTTAGGTTCGATTGTTTTAAACTAATATTCCATTTCCTATTAAGTTAGTATTATTGATTTAGGACCACTAATCATTGATAAGAACCAAAAAGTAGGTAGTTAAATAATTCAGGACCGCTTTTAATTACTAAATCAAATATCATAAGAAACATATGGATTATTTagtatctatacatatataaaagttgagttttgggccACATTTAGAATATTTAAGAATATTTTGCTAAATTTTGAATATTCTGAAATGACATTGGCCGTTACAAATAAAGTTAATTGACAATCTAACCATTAATAGAATTCAGTCATCTATGTATAGATTGCATCCGTTTGTGATTGGAAATCTATCTaactataaaatttattaattttgatgtggaataattcaattaaaaataaatttaatgtatttttaatacatttctGGAGTAATCTATCATTATCTATAACCATATATAAAAGGGGAATTttgaaaaaactaaaaaactaaaggagttttgaaaaaaaaatactatatacCATTGAaattatgataaaataatattttcagtAGCTTTTAGTAGTATTTCACTATCAATGTAGAGTAAAGGTTTTTTCCATTCTAACTATGAATTGAATTCACATATAACATGTTGGATATAGATATAAGTAAATTTTAGAAATTAcatatgaatattaaattacCGTCACCAACTAATTATTGCAAAAAAAACGTAGCAATACATTACCACTTTGAAAAgttttttaattctatttattGCAATATTgaatgcatatatattttaGCATGTGAAAGGTTTGTCTAACGTGTTGGTAATGAAAAGTTTCTTACGACTGCCATAATTATTGAAGTATGTAAATTCTTGTGATAATTGGAATAACTGAAATGGATAGTAACCGAATCAAAACACAAATCAAATATAATTGAGAGTTGGCAAGCACCACAAAATAGGTGAATTAAATTAGAGTTCTTTCCTCTTCCCATACAATaacattattttgcatattccTCTACATTCCTCATAACTTTTGCATgcctatatatatagagagacaTATTCCACTTGTCCAACAACCAAGTACATCATGAAAACCATGTCATTCACAGAGACATTAAGCCGGAAAtatttttgcttgatcaagaGGTATGGATTAACAGTTATttatatgtaattttattgCTAAAACATGTTATTAAGTCATATATATGTGCTAAAACATGTTATTAAGTCATATATATGTGTATACAGTGCAAGTAAATCATAAGGTTGGTTTTTGTCGCTGTGACAACACAAGACTTGGCAAACATAAATTCATCATGCAAATTACATTCACAACTAATTAAGAACTGTGTCTACCGATTGCCGCTGCAGGATAATGAAAATTGATTTAGCATTTCCTGATGTTTCAAAAGAAGCTAAAGATCTCATTAGCAGGTAATTTTCCTTCTCACTTTCACATAGGGTGCATGACAGTTTCTTTACTTTTCTTCGCTTCTTGATTTTGTGGCCTTTTTTTTGCAGCTTCTCGTGAAGGATTCGTCGAAAAGGCTATCCCTGAGAAGATCATCGGACATACTTGGATAGTGAATAATTAATAAAAGGAGAGTTCTTGAGGTATTTATGAAAATGTCATTTTagttgaaaatttataattttattaaaattatttttatcaatgcATTCAACATTGTTTAATGGATTCTGTCATACATACAAAACATGAATTCTCATTATTATTGTGCATAATTAAAAAGTCTTTTCTTCTTCCACACATTTAGGGAATTAATTTTCTCTACTTCTTCCAACTTCTTGCCCACTCTCCAAAAAGTTCATCGCAGTTCTCCTTGCCATTGTTACTGTTTATATACCTTCATGATCAATTCTTTTTTGGATATTGAAACGTTGGGTAGAAGGAAAGAAGGAAAAGCTTTGAAACTCACCTGGAAGAGAAAAGAAGtcgaagaagatgaagagaCTCGAAAGGCGCCGCTAATATTTTAGATTATGAAATTACTTTAGAGGTGATCTGGAATTCATGGGCATGGACCAAATAAGTTGGGCTAGATAATTAGCTAATGTAATTGGTTAGAttgtagtaattaatttttaaaaatgcgttttacattttattattatagtatGTACCATATTCCAATGTTTACATATGATTTAATTTATGTTAAAATATTATTGTAGTATGTTTAGTGGATTACACTTTAATTGTCAagctatgtaatttttattgaatatatattatatttaatatataaataaattataagagGTTTTTGAATTGAAGggaaaaaaattggaaaatgaatcaaagatatttgagaaaattaaattaaattgtgatACAGTTTTGGTGTTTGATGTGGGGTATGAATTATTGTGGGTATTGCACGACTCAAAATGAAGTAAAGTTACATGTGAGACGGGTTTATGGCATGGGATGTGAATGGTCTTAGTATAAATGAATGAAATCTTAGTTACTAGTATTCTAAAATCATGGACCATTACACTCATATACTCACTACTGTTGCGTGATCGAGTCTTTTCCATTGTATCAAAAGTTTTAAATATTAGATAATAATGTTGTGTAATATTTAATTCACAATAATAATGacgataattaattttttttaattcaatcaaatatactatgtaatataaattatactacctaaattATTAGTCCAtataaatttcaattatttacaATGATATTCATATAAAATTTTATGAGTTATAAAAGTGGAGTTTTGGGGAAATAAAAGAATGTCATtatgatttaaaaaataaattaaattaaggtagcaaaaaggttttatttatttttttgataattATGAGAAGTAAAATGAAaggtttttgaaaataaattgaatgGAGAATGGAAGCGAATTTATTTTGAAGATAAATTGATTACCTATTTAAACTTTGAagttaaatagtagtactaaaacGCATCTAtaatattaagttttttttattattgtaataATATGGGGAAGTAGAAATGAAAAGGTTTTCGaaggttaaaatattttttgggtTCGCGTAACTATGGAGAGTAGTGAAATGATTTTAGAAGAGAAGATGAAATGCTTTTGCTAAGAGATCTTaacatcttttttttaatattaaagacGGTCTTTTAAAGTTACATTTTGGGGAGCTTTACATCACATTTTTTTAGCCTTCGTATATGTATTCCAGTCCTTCTATTACATTCCTTGCACTTGTCAAACACAATTATTTGATTAGATAGAATACAAGTATAGTTTCAACAAAACACTGCTTCGGCTCCAATAAATAATACAATTGGGTGAATAGATGTTTGGATGAATGCAAGCAAGCATTTT contains:
- the LOC121808136 gene encoding tubby-like F-box protein 3 → MMKLGLKSRSRRVVQDSSMAVEKSKVLMGKNKSESDENCSYFCWASLPPELLREVLMKLEESESKWPARKHVVACAGVCKSWREVMKELVKTPEASGKITFPISVKQPGPRESLMQCFIKRNRSNQTYYLFVSLSQALADDGKFLLSARKCRRPTCTDYMISLHADDNTSKGSETYVGKLRSNFLGTKFVVFDALPPHSGAKMAKSWSTRMVGSKQISPKLPTGNYTVAHISYELNVLGARGPRRMHCVIDAIPVSAIKPGGVAPTQTYFPLTSIDSSPALPLFGLKSNSFNKSSSGLTSNHADSPLVLRNKAPRWHEQLQCWCLNFHGRVTVASVKNFQLVASPENGEAGPEHEKVILQFGKVGKDVFTMDYRYPLSAFQAFAVCLSSFDTKIACE